One Cytobacillus luteolus genomic window carries:
- the csrA gene encoding carbon storage regulator CsrA produces the protein MLVLTRKLNESIRIGDEIELTILSIDGEQIKLGIKAPRHIDIHRKEVYLAIQEENNTATSGSLDLLKKLNTQLKHSK, from the coding sequence ATGCTAGTGCTAACGAGAAAGCTTAATGAGTCGATTAGGATTGGTGATGAGATAGAATTAACAATTCTATCGATTGATGGTGAGCAAATAAAACTTGGCATAAAAGCACCAAGACATATTGATATTCATCGTAAAGAAGTATATCTTGCTATTCAAGAAGAAAATAACACAGCTACTTCAGGATCATTAGATTTGCTAAAGAAGCTAAATACACAATTAAAACACTCAAAATAA
- a CDS encoding flagellin: MRINANISALNTYNKLNSATNAQAKSMEKLSSGLRINKAGDDAAGLAISEKMRGQIRGLDQATRNSQDGISMIQTAEGALNETHSILQRQRELATQAANDTNTAEDRKNIQDEMDQLGKEIDRIAETTQFNTKNLLDGSMDRSTTAGANVNTNSSLKIAGAAGGTAIAADTAVLTTLGDKDGNSLGIQATDTVTVSYVKNGETKTVTLAGDDTIADIVSAGDFGAAAVADGNISVTATGTGHTGAIHGLTVTVKDADGNVRSGASSALSSFGETTQATDTNSDGSATFQIGANTGQTINLAIKDMGTSALGVKDIKVGSAGQASTAIKVIDGAIQKVSAQRSSLGSVQNRLEHTINNLSTSSENLTAAESRVRDVDMAKEMMESTKNGILSQAAQAMLAQANQQPQGVLQLLR, encoded by the coding sequence ATGAGAATTAATGCCAACATTTCAGCATTAAACACTTACAACAAGTTAAATAGTGCAACTAATGCACAAGCTAAGTCAATGGAGAAGTTATCTTCAGGTCTTCGTATCAACAAAGCAGGAGATGATGCTGCAGGTCTAGCAATCTCTGAAAAAATGCGTGGACAAATCCGTGGTTTAGATCAAGCTACTCGTAACTCACAAGATGGAATCTCAATGATTCAAACTGCTGAGGGAGCTTTAAACGAAACACATTCAATTCTTCAACGTCAACGTGAGTTAGCTACTCAAGCAGCAAACGACACAAACACAGCTGAAGACCGCAAAAACATCCAAGACGAAATGGACCAATTAGGTAAAGAGATTGACCGTATTGCTGAGACTACACAGTTCAATACGAAAAATCTTTTAGATGGTTCTATGGATAGATCAACAACTGCAGGAGCTAATGTTAATACTAACTCATCACTTAAAATTGCTGGTGCAGCTGGTGGAACAGCTATTGCAGCCGATACAGCAGTCCTTACTACATTAGGAGATAAAGACGGAAATAGCTTAGGGATTCAAGCTACTGACACTGTCACTGTATCTTATGTTAAAAACGGAGAAACAAAAACAGTAACATTAGCTGGTGATGACACTATTGCTGATATCGTTTCAGCAGGAGATTTTGGAGCGGCAGCTGTTGCTGATGGGAATATCTCTGTTACTGCAACTGGTACAGGTCATACAGGTGCAATCCATGGGTTAACAGTTACTGTTAAAGATGCTGATGGAAATGTAAGAAGTGGAGCTTCAAGTGCACTTTCTAGCTTTGGTGAGACAACTCAAGCTACAGATACAAACTCTGATGGTTCTGCGACATTCCAAATCGGTGCTAACACTGGACAGACTATTAACTTAGCGATTAAAGACATGGGTACTTCAGCTCTTGGTGTTAAAGACATTAAAGTTGGTTCTGCAGGTCAAGCAAGCACAGCTATCAAAGTTATCGACGGTGCTATCCAAAAAGTATCTGCACAACGTTCTAGCTTAGGTTCTGTACAAAACCGTTTAGAGCACACAATCAACAACTTAAGCACATCTTCTGAAAACTTAACTGCTGCTGAGTCTCGTGTACGTGACGTAGACATGGCTAAAGAGATGATGGAATCTACTAAAAATGGAATCCTTTCTCAAGCAGCTCAAGCAATGTTAGCTCAAGCTAACCAACAACCACAAGGTGTACTTCAGTTATTACGTTAA
- the flaG gene encoding flagellar protein FlaG has product MSIERISSNSTVNNNIDLVRYQTKPIEVIDLEAVKEISKKETDDKQKISKESVQDIIDSMNDFLQPTQTSLKFQLHEKLQEYYVSIVDNKTQEVVREIPSKKLLDVYAAMTEFVGLMVDKKI; this is encoded by the coding sequence ATGTCCATTGAGCGTATCTCTTCTAACTCAACAGTGAACAACAACATAGATTTGGTTAGATATCAAACTAAACCAATAGAGGTTATTGATCTTGAAGCAGTAAAAGAAATATCAAAAAAGGAAACAGATGATAAACAAAAAATATCTAAAGAAAGTGTACAGGATATCATAGATAGTATGAATGATTTCTTGCAGCCTACACAAACATCTTTAAAGTTTCAGCTCCATGAGAAGCTACAGGAATACTATGTTTCTATAGTTGATAATAAAACGCAAGAAGTAGTTCGAGAGATTCCATCTAAGAAATTATTAGATGTATATGCAGCAATGACGGAATTTGTTGGATTAATGGTAGACAAAAAGATTTAA
- a CDS encoding flagellar hook-associated protein 2, whose product MRIGGLASGMDTDTLIRDLMKAERMPLEKLTRKKQTLEWQRDEYRNVNKLLTELRNMSFDMRLQGTYFSKTTTSSSTSVSATANASASEGTYNVKVERLATAAVRVSQSSISNNPAAKVDPNAKLSTQEGKFNSGFDLNADGMIEFSLVSYNENGTKNQPAPFVFDPTQVSLNDVLKQINDSSLGVRAFYDATADKVVMERTKTGNFNQTTEFLGAEIGYNGTTASFLANTLQMKAGDNSTGTWVSTETGGTNAKFTYNGVLTVEPPTNQYTINNITFNFSEATNTEETITISSNTDKAFDSIMQFVKKYNEVIENLNGKISEEKFRSYQPLTEEEKEAMTEKQVELWEERAKSGLLRSDTIISSGLNQMRVNIYTPHSGAIDGYKQLSDLGISSSSNYRDAGKLSVNETELRNKLRENPEAVWQLFGLNGNTNETKGIARRLQETIDSTIKKIENRAGNNLRTNQQFGIGRNLINVDRQINRFEDRLVQVEDRYWKQFSAMEKAIQKSNQQSMYLMQQFSLGM is encoded by the coding sequence GTGAGAATTGGTGGATTAGCAAGTGGTATGGATACTGACACCCTAATAAGGGATTTAATGAAAGCAGAACGAATGCCGCTTGAAAAACTTACTAGAAAAAAGCAAACATTAGAGTGGCAACGTGATGAATACCGAAACGTAAATAAGTTATTAACTGAATTGAGAAATATGTCATTTGATATGAGACTTCAAGGAACTTATTTTTCAAAAACAACAACTAGCTCTTCTACAAGCGTATCTGCAACAGCAAATGCATCAGCTTCAGAAGGTACTTATAACGTTAAAGTAGAGCGTTTAGCAACGGCTGCGGTTCGTGTAAGTCAATCATCAATATCGAATAACCCGGCTGCAAAAGTTGATCCTAATGCAAAACTATCCACTCAAGAAGGAAAGTTTAATAGTGGTTTCGATTTGAATGCAGATGGTATGATTGAGTTTTCATTAGTAAGTTATAATGAGAATGGAACAAAAAACCAACCAGCTCCATTTGTTTTTGATCCCACACAAGTTTCTTTAAATGATGTATTAAAACAAATTAATGATTCATCATTGGGTGTAAGAGCCTTCTATGATGCTACTGCAGATAAAGTAGTTATGGAACGTACTAAGACCGGGAACTTTAATCAAACAACTGAATTTTTAGGGGCAGAGATTGGTTACAATGGTACAACAGCGTCGTTTTTAGCTAATACGTTACAAATGAAAGCTGGAGATAATTCTACAGGGACATGGGTATCAACAGAAACGGGTGGTACAAATGCTAAGTTCACTTATAATGGAGTATTAACAGTTGAGCCACCAACAAATCAATATACTATCAACAATATCACTTTCAATTTTTCAGAAGCAACTAACACTGAAGAAACAATTACAATATCTTCTAACACTGATAAAGCATTCGATAGCATTATGCAGTTTGTAAAAAAATACAATGAGGTTATTGAAAACCTAAATGGTAAAATCTCTGAAGAAAAATTTAGAAGTTATCAGCCTTTAACTGAAGAAGAAAAAGAAGCGATGACTGAAAAGCAAGTTGAACTCTGGGAAGAACGTGCAAAAAGTGGATTACTTCGTAGTGACACTATTATATCAAGTGGTTTAAACCAAATGAGAGTCAATATTTATACACCGCATTCTGGAGCAATTGATGGGTATAAACAGTTGAGTGATTTAGGGATTTCTTCTAGCTCTAATTACCGCGATGCTGGAAAGTTGTCTGTAAATGAAACCGAATTACGTAATAAACTAAGAGAAAATCCAGAGGCAGTATGGCAGTTATTTGGCTTAAATGGAAATACAAATGAAACTAAAGGTATTGCTAGAAGATTACAAGAAACAATTGATTCTACAATAAAAAAAATTGAAAATAGAGCTGGGAACAACCTCCGTACTAATCAGCAATTCGGAATTGGAAGAAACTTAATCAATGTAGATAGACAAATCAATAGATTCGAAGACAGGCTTGTCCAAGTTGAAGATCGTTACTGGAAGCAGTTTTCGGCAATGGAGAAAGCAATTCAGAAATCAAATCAGCAATCCATGTATTTAATGCAGCAATTTAGCCTAGGAATGTAA
- the fliS gene encoding flagellar export chaperone FliS: MATTNPYASYQTNSVTTASPGELTLMLYNGCLKFMKLARKGIEEKNIELKNTNLQKAQNIIRELMVTLNMELEVSKNLMSMYDYINRQLMEVNIKNDLEILSEVEGYVTEFRDTWKQVVQLNRQQQHSQGGQA, encoded by the coding sequence ATGGCTACAACTAATCCATATGCATCCTATCAAACAAACTCGGTGACAACAGCGTCACCTGGTGAGCTTACATTAATGCTTTACAATGGCTGTTTGAAATTTATGAAGTTAGCAAGAAAAGGCATTGAAGAGAAAAATATCGAGCTTAAAAATACAAACCTTCAAAAGGCACAGAACATCATTCGTGAGTTAATGGTTACATTGAATATGGAATTAGAAGTATCTAAAAACTTAATGTCCATGTACGACTATATTAACCGTCAATTAATGGAAGTTAATATAAAGAATGATTTAGAGATTCTATCAGAAGTAGAAGGCTATGTTACTGAGTTCCGAGACACTTGGAAACAAGTAGTTCAACTCAACCGTCAACAGCAACATTCACAAGGTGGCCAAGCCTAG
- a CDS encoding flagellar protein FliT: MSAVKALYLVTKELYDLLQKPFTSEERDSLIPNIEELLKTRQNIIEKVNPPYTDGEKQLGAEVVKLNKVIDEKLAQLKQEIQLDLNQLKKTKTSTNKYTNPYESVSSDGMFFDKRK; this comes from the coding sequence GTGAGTGCAGTGAAGGCTCTCTATCTAGTAACAAAGGAACTTTATGACCTTTTGCAAAAGCCGTTTACTAGTGAAGAACGGGATTCATTGATACCTAACATTGAAGAATTACTAAAAACTAGACAAAACATCATAGAGAAGGTAAATCCTCCTTATACAGATGGAGAAAAGCAACTAGGGGCAGAGGTAGTTAAACTAAACAAAGTTATCGATGAAAAACTAGCCCAACTTAAACAAGAAATCCAACTAGATCTCAACCAACTAAAAAAGACAAAAACATCAACGAATAAGTACACGAATCCTTATGAGTCTGTTTCCTCAGACGGGATGTTTTTTGATAAACGAAAATAG
- a CDS encoding fibronectin type III domain-containing protein, producing MNKQAFRMWTFVVMLVIVSQASLMPASKTVAETMNTLQPPSNVTLSIENENDIVLRWSPVLYATGYKIYQIIDGQAVLVRTTTGIAALFSNMPAGEYSYTVHSYSSSLGESGPSKIVTNVSNKDTEAPVTRSTANENWLTQDTVIELFATDNESGVANTYYSINKGAFREGSVFTLTEEGINNVYFYSVDNVGNIEKIQTQEVKIDKTQPELSIDLQDVYSLGAEVVLTYHADDKVSGISSAELTVNGQVIENGGSFKFDQPGEYLVKIEAEDHAGWKSTYEKKVIVQIPVSIEVTPGILKDNNGLFTVKVYLPDVLTMKDIDLNSVTLNGVSAKSGTEGLQEQAELGQFKFKREDFDLVSGEVTLEFRASLGDHDIVGKAVVKVK from the coding sequence ATGAATAAACAAGCTTTTCGAATGTGGACTTTTGTAGTAATGCTCGTCATAGTATCTCAAGCATCTTTAATGCCTGCTAGCAAAACAGTTGCAGAAACGATGAACACTCTCCAGCCGCCTAGTAACGTTACGTTAAGTATTGAAAATGAGAACGACATTGTGCTACGTTGGTCTCCAGTTCTATACGCTACAGGCTATAAAATCTATCAAATTATTGATGGACAAGCTGTTTTAGTAAGAACAACTACAGGTATAGCAGCTTTATTTTCGAATATGCCTGCAGGGGAGTATAGCTATACTGTTCACTCTTATAGTAGTAGTTTAGGAGAATCTGGTCCTTCAAAAATTGTAACAAATGTATCCAACAAAGATACTGAAGCTCCAGTTACTAGAAGTACTGCAAATGAAAATTGGCTAACGCAGGATACAGTCATAGAGTTGTTTGCAACAGATAATGAAAGCGGTGTAGCAAATACATATTACTCAATTAATAAAGGGGCTTTTAGAGAAGGTTCAGTCTTTACACTAACTGAAGAGGGGATCAATAACGTATATTTCTATTCAGTTGATAATGTGGGGAATATAGAAAAAATACAAACCCAAGAGGTTAAAATTGATAAAACACAACCTGAACTTTCTATAGACTTACAAGATGTTTATTCATTAGGTGCAGAGGTTGTTCTTACTTATCATGCTGATGATAAAGTATCTGGTATCTCTTCTGCAGAACTGACGGTTAACGGTCAGGTGATAGAGAATGGTGGAAGTTTTAAATTTGACCAACCAGGTGAATATTTGGTTAAAATTGAAGCTGAAGATCACGCTGGATGGAAATCAACTTATGAGAAAAAGGTTATTGTCCAAATCCCAGTGAGTATCGAAGTAACTCCAGGTATATTAAAAGATAATAATGGACTTTTTACCGTAAAAGTTTATCTGCCAGATGTTCTTACTATGAAAGATATAGATTTAAACAGTGTAACCTTAAATGGTGTTTCTGCTAAATCGGGTACTGAAGGTTTGCAAGAACAGGCTGAGTTAGGACAGTTTAAGTTTAAACGTGAGGATTTTGACTTAGTATCGGGGGAAGTTACTTTGGAATTTAGAGCTTCTCTAGGGGACCATGATATTGTTGGTAAAGCAGTTGTAAAGGTAAAATAG
- a CDS encoding HD-GYP domain-containing protein — protein MKTKSMQVSFELVGETLSDDIYSDHGILLLKKGTVLNETHILQLKNYQNRAFINVEEDNSSEPSPLQSFQELYSENLKKMKAIFNDHHPDLLPPMQQIFEDFVPLFEKSIENTKFINQINESMSFDEYTYRHCLNVGITAAIIGKLLGLRKKELTKLGQMGLLHDIGKMTVPPDLLNKPDKLSKAEWAQVSQHTTKGFEMLKKATNVDLNVIVAALLHHERLDGSGYPNGLKQKDIPFLVQIVSVADTFDAICSERSYQPKKSVFAAINELMKEANSNKLNPAIVVPFVRYLMRQYIREEVKLSNGEIAEIVFIHENEPHQPLVRISEEYMDLRKASKLEIVDHGNKVEVIGAP, from the coding sequence ATGAAAACAAAAAGTATGCAGGTTTCGTTTGAACTAGTTGGCGAAACACTCTCAGATGACATCTATTCTGACCATGGGATCCTATTGTTAAAAAAAGGAACAGTCTTAAACGAGACCCACATTTTACAACTTAAAAACTATCAAAACCGAGCATTCATAAATGTTGAGGAAGATAACAGTTCTGAGCCGAGCCCATTACAAAGTTTTCAGGAATTATATAGTGAAAACCTAAAGAAGATGAAAGCAATCTTTAATGATCATCACCCAGATCTGTTGCCACCCATGCAACAGATTTTTGAAGATTTCGTGCCTTTATTTGAAAAATCAATAGAGAACACAAAGTTTATCAATCAAATAAACGAAAGCATGAGCTTTGATGAATATACCTACCGGCACTGCTTAAATGTAGGAATAACAGCAGCCATTATCGGTAAACTATTAGGTCTTCGAAAAAAAGAATTAACCAAACTAGGCCAAATGGGATTATTACATGATATCGGTAAAATGACCGTTCCCCCAGACTTATTAAATAAGCCTGATAAACTATCAAAGGCTGAATGGGCACAAGTATCTCAACACACCACTAAGGGATTTGAAATGCTTAAAAAAGCAACAAATGTTGACCTTAATGTGATTGTCGCTGCTTTACTACATCATGAACGATTAGATGGATCTGGTTACCCGAACGGATTGAAGCAAAAGGATATTCCATTCCTTGTACAAATCGTCTCAGTTGCAGATACCTTTGATGCGATATGTTCTGAAAGGAGTTACCAGCCGAAGAAGAGTGTATTTGCAGCCATTAATGAACTGATGAAGGAAGCGAATAGCAATAAGCTAAACCCTGCGATTGTCGTTCCGTTTGTAAGGTATTTGATGAGGCAATACATTCGTGAAGAAGTAAAATTAAGTAATGGAGAAATTGCTGAAATTGTGTTTATTCATGAAAATGAGCCACATCAACCACTGGTGAGGATCAGTGAGGAGTATATGGACTTGCGAAAGGCTAGTAAGTTGGAGATTGTGGACCATGGCAACAAAGTAGAAGTTATTGGAGCTCCCTAA
- the hpf gene encoding ribosome hibernation-promoting factor, HPF/YfiA family encodes MNYNVRGENIEVTPALREYVEKKLGKLERYFDGTPDANVNVSLKVYNDKQSKIEVTIPMTGLVLRAEESHVDMYAAIDLVVDKLERQIRKHKTKVNRKLRDQGGTRAFFEATNGTTTNVAVQDLDDEDFELVRTKRFNLKPMDNEEAILQMNMLGHNFFVFTNASTNNTNVVYKRRDGKYGIIEPN; translated from the coding sequence ATGAATTACAACGTTCGCGGTGAAAACATTGAGGTAACTCCAGCATTACGAGAGTATGTTGAGAAAAAACTAGGTAAATTAGAACGCTATTTTGACGGTACTCCGGATGCCAATGTAAATGTAAGCCTAAAAGTCTACAATGATAAGCAATCTAAAATAGAGGTAACGATTCCAATGACGGGATTAGTACTACGTGCAGAGGAATCTCATGTTGATATGTATGCAGCGATTGACCTCGTAGTTGATAAACTAGAGCGTCAAATTCGTAAACATAAAACAAAAGTAAATCGCAAGCTTCGTGATCAAGGCGGCACTCGTGCATTCTTTGAAGCAACAAATGGCACAACAACTAACGTGGCTGTTCAAGATCTGGATGACGAAGACTTTGAGTTAGTGAGAACAAAGCGTTTCAACCTAAAACCAATGGACAATGAAGAAGCCATCCTACAAATGAACATGTTAGGCCATAACTTCTTCGTCTTCACAAACGCATCTACTAACAACACAAATGTTGTTTACAAACGCCGTGATGGCAAATACGGAATTATTGAGCCGAATTAA
- the secA gene encoding preprotein translocase subunit SecA, whose translation MLGILNKVFDPNKRSLKKLDALAAKIEELRPEMEKLSDTDFPLKTAEFKGRYEKGEALDSLLIEAFAVVREAAKRVLGLHPYHVQLMGGAALHEGNIAEMKTGEGKTLTSTMPVYLNALTGKGVHVITVNEYLASRDAREMGELYNFLGLTVGLNLNALSREEKIEAYRADITYGTNNEFGFDYLRDNMVLYKEQMVQRPLHYAVIDEVDSVLIDEARTPLIISGSAQKSTSLYIQANGFVRTLTKEEDYTYDEKSKGVQLTDKGIEKAEKAFGIENLFDISHVALIHHINQALRANSSMHRDVDYVVDEGAVVIVDQFTGRLMKGRRYSDGLHQAIEAKEGLEIQNESMTLATITFQNYFRMYEKLSGMTGTAKTEEEEFRNIYNMYVVSIPTNRPIARDDRPDLIFKSIDGKFKSVCEDIAERHAKGQPVLVGTVAIETSELISRYLTKKGIKHHVLNAKNHEKEAEIIENAGQYGAVTIATNMAGRGTDIKLGEGVKEVGGLAVIGTERHESRRIDNQLRGRSGRQGDPGITQFYLSMEDELMRRFGSDNMRGMMERLGMDDTQPIQSKMVSKAVESAQKRVEGNNFDARKQLLQYDDVLRQQREVIYKQRFEVLDSENLREVVERMIQSTVEKNVGIHTSSDLPEEWELKSIAEFVNGNLLNEGDLTEQQLKGKEPEEITELILSKVKERYDEKENELSAEQMREFERVVVLRAVDSKWMDHIDAMDQLRQGIHLRAYGQTDPLREYQFEGFAMFETMIASIEEDVAKYIMKAQIRNNLERQEVAKGQAVHPKDGDEKPKKKPVKKSLDVGRNDACICGSGKKYKNCCGQ comes from the coding sequence ATGCTTGGAATTTTAAATAAAGTGTTCGATCCGAATAAACGTAGCTTGAAGAAGCTTGATGCGCTAGCTGCTAAAATTGAAGAGTTACGTCCAGAGATGGAGAAGCTCTCAGATACTGATTTCCCTTTAAAAACAGCTGAATTTAAAGGTCGCTATGAAAAGGGAGAAGCACTAGATAGTCTATTAATAGAAGCATTTGCGGTTGTTCGTGAAGCTGCTAAGCGTGTACTAGGCTTACATCCATACCATGTTCAGTTAATGGGGGGAGCTGCCCTTCATGAAGGTAATATCGCTGAGATGAAAACAGGGGAAGGTAAAACATTAACTTCGACAATGCCTGTTTATTTAAATGCGCTAACTGGCAAAGGTGTTCACGTAATCACGGTCAACGAATACTTAGCAAGCCGTGATGCTAGAGAAATGGGCGAGCTATATAATTTCTTAGGTTTAACAGTTGGGTTGAACTTAAATGCTCTTTCTCGTGAGGAAAAAATTGAAGCGTACCGCGCTGATATTACATATGGAACAAATAATGAGTTTGGCTTCGATTACCTACGTGATAACATGGTCCTTTACAAGGAACAAATGGTTCAACGTCCACTTCATTATGCAGTAATTGATGAGGTTGACTCCGTATTAATCGATGAAGCACGTACACCGTTAATCATTTCAGGTTCAGCTCAAAAATCGACTTCTCTTTATATTCAAGCTAACGGATTCGTTCGTACGCTGACCAAAGAAGAAGACTATACGTATGATGAAAAATCAAAAGGTGTTCAATTAACGGATAAAGGAATTGAAAAAGCTGAGAAGGCATTCGGTATCGAGAATTTATTTGATATCAGCCATGTAGCTTTAATTCACCACATTAATCAGGCGCTAAGAGCGAATTCAAGTATGCACCGAGATGTAGACTATGTTGTTGATGAAGGTGCGGTTGTGATCGTTGACCAATTTACAGGTCGTTTAATGAAAGGCCGTCGTTATAGTGATGGATTACACCAAGCAATTGAAGCAAAAGAAGGCTTGGAAATTCAAAACGAGAGCATGACACTTGCTACGATAACGTTCCAAAACTACTTCCGTATGTATGAAAAGTTATCCGGTATGACGGGTACAGCAAAAACTGAGGAAGAAGAGTTCCGTAATATTTACAATATGTATGTTGTCTCAATACCGACGAATCGACCAATCGCTCGTGATGACCGTCCTGATTTAATTTTTAAATCAATCGATGGCAAGTTTAAATCAGTGTGTGAAGATATTGCAGAGCGCCATGCTAAAGGACAACCAGTACTTGTTGGTACGGTTGCGATTGAGACATCTGAGTTAATTTCTAGATACTTAACGAAAAAAGGCATCAAGCACCATGTTTTAAATGCGAAAAACCATGAAAAAGAAGCTGAAATCATTGAGAATGCTGGTCAATATGGTGCGGTAACCATCGCAACAAATATGGCTGGTCGTGGTACTGACATCAAGCTTGGTGAAGGTGTAAAAGAAGTAGGCGGCCTTGCAGTAATTGGTACAGAGCGTCATGAAAGTAGACGTATTGATAACCAGCTACGTGGACGTTCTGGACGTCAAGGTGATCCAGGTATTACGCAATTCTATCTTTCAATGGAAGATGAGTTAATGCGTCGCTTTGGTTCAGACAATATGAGAGGCATGATGGAGCGTCTTGGAATGGACGATACTCAGCCAATCCAAAGTAAAATGGTATCAAAAGCAGTTGAGTCAGCACAAAAACGTGTTGAGGGTAATAACTTTGATGCTCGTAAGCAGCTTTTACAATATGATGATGTTCTTCGTCAACAACGTGAAGTTATTTACAAACAGCGTTTTGAAGTACTAGATTCAGAAAACCTTCGTGAAGTGGTTGAACGTATGATTCAATCAACGGTTGAAAAGAACGTAGGCATTCATACAAGCAGTGACTTACCAGAAGAGTGGGAGTTAAAATCAATTGCTGAGTTTGTTAATGGTAACCTATTAAACGAAGGTGACCTTACTGAGCAGCAATTAAAAGGTAAAGAGCCAGAAGAAATCACTGAGCTTATCCTTTCAAAAGTAAAAGAGCGTTATGATGAAAAAGAAAATGAGCTATCAGCCGAACAAATGCGTGAGTTTGAGAGAGTAGTTGTTCTTCGTGCAGTTGATAGTAAATGGATGGATCATATTGATGCCATGGATCAGCTACGTCAAGGGATTCACCTACGTGCTTACGGTCAAACAGATCCTTTACGCGAATACCAATTTGAAGGATTTGCAATGTTTGAAACAATGATTGCATCAATTGAAGAAGATGTTGCAAAATATATCATGAAAGCTCAAATTCGTAACAACCTAGAACGTCAAGAGGTTGCAAAAGGTCAAGCAGTTCATCCGAAAGATGGCGACGAAAAACCGAAGAAGAAACCGGTTAAAAAGTCTCTAGACGTTGGGCGAAATGACGCTTGTATTTGTGGAAGTGGCAAGAAGTATAAAAACTGTTGTGGTCAATAA
- the prfB gene encoding peptide chain release factor 2 (programmed frameshift), with product MELVEIKQELEKMDKRLNDFRGSLDLEAKQARITELEEQMTMPNFWDSQSAAQNVINESNALKESVDQFTELSENYENLQLTYELVKEEPDEELLAELVTEIKALSKELNEFELQLLLSGEHDKNNAILELHPGAGGTESQDWGSMLLRMYTRWAEKKGYKVETLDYLPGDEAGIKSVTLLIKGHNAYGYLKAEKGVHRLVRISPFDASGRRHTSFVSCEVMPEFNDEIDIEIRTEDLKVDTYRASGAGGQHINTTDSAVRITHTPTNTVVTCQTERSQIKNRERAMKMLQAKLYQLKIEEQEAELAEIRGEQKDIGWGSQIRSYVFHPYSLVKDHRTNTEVGNTQSVMDGDLDPFIDAYLRSKLN from the exons ATGGAACTAGTAGAGATAAAACAAGAGCTTGAAAAAATGGATAAACGTTTAAACGACTTTAGGGGGTCTCTT GACTTAGAGGCTAAGCAAGCACGAATTACAGAGCTAGAGGAGCAAATGACAATGCCGAATTTCTGGGACAGTCAATCTGCTGCTCAGAATGTGATTAACGAATCAAATGCCTTAAAAGAATCAGTAGATCAATTCACAGAGCTATCAGAGAACTATGAAAACCTTCAACTAACGTATGAGCTTGTAAAAGAAGAGCCAGATGAAGAGCTATTAGCTGAACTTGTGACTGAAATCAAGGCTCTATCAAAAGAGCTAAATGAATTCGAACTCCAGTTATTATTAAGTGGAGAGCATGATAAAAACAATGCCATCCTAGAGCTTCACCCCGGAGCTGGTGGTACAGAGTCTCAAGATTGGGGTTCAATGCTCCTTCGTATGTACACTCGCTGGGCTGAGAAAAAAGGCTACAAGGTAGAGACACTAGACTACTTACCTGGAGATGAAGCGGGTATCAAGAGTGTTACCCTATTAATTAAAGGACACAATGCGTATGGCTACTTAAAAGCAGAAAAAGGGGTTCATCGACTCGTCCGTATTTCTCCTTTCGATGCATCAGGCCGTCGCCATACTTCCTTCGTATCTTGTGAAGTTATGCCTGAATTCAATGACGAAATTGATATTGAGATTCGTACGGAAGACTTAAAAGTTGATACGTACCGTGCAAGTGGAGCGGGTGGGCAGCATATCAATACAACCGACTCAGCGGTTCGTATAACCCATACTCCAACAAATACGGTAGTAACTTGTCAAACAGAGCGTTCACAAATTAAAAACCGTGAACGTGCGATGAAAATGCTTCAAGCTAAGCTTTACCAATTGAAGATAGAGGAGCAAGAGGCTGAGTTAGCAGAAATTCGTGGAGAACAAAAGGACATTGGATGGGGAAGCCAAATCCGTTCTTACGTCTTCCACCCCTATTCGCTAGTAAAAGATCACCGTACCAACACTGAGGTAGGAAATACCCAAAGTGTAATGGATGGTGACTTGGATCCATTTATTGATGCGTACCTACGTTCTAAATTAAATTAA